CCATCGACACTATCTTGTGTAAAGAACACATAGAttctgcaaatgctttcatcttcgGCTACGATAAATTTTGGACCTCTAATCTTCTTACTTTTATTAGATTGAGTATTAGATTGagacatattaaagaaattatacaaCAGGAGCGAATGAAAgagttggatgatgaaatttgttttagattaaCAAATGTGAAGAGTAAAGAAGAGAAGATGTGAGTTAAAATGGAAGAGGAATTTAGTATTTATAGGGAAAGATTTATGATCGTTGGATCAGATTCTACGTAGCGGTGTAGACTAGACCGTCCGGTCTTATAAAAGCCGCTAACGGTGTAGTCTTGACCGACTCGACGCTTGGTAAAAACTTGACCTGGCCAATTTagccacttagccaggccagtttGCCAGCTCCATAGTGGATGTAAAAATGACAAACCTATGTTTGCCATGCCCATAGAAATCGGCCCTATGCTCAGAAACAAAATCCTGAAAATAAAAGTTGCGAGAACTGCCCTAAGCGCTCTAATGGCGCCTTTCAGAGGAGTTTCGCGTATCATTCGACAACATGCACCGTCAAACCCTTGTTTTCAACGCCTCCTCTCATGTCAGCTCACCTGTTCCAGAGGAATCGCTTCTAAGCTTTTCATCAAAGGTAAAAATTTCTCCTTTCTAATCTGTTCGTCTCTAATCACTTATTACTTCTCCAAGAAAGTGTTTAACATCAAATTGATTTTTGTTCTCCTAGGAGATGTATATATGTATATTACCAGGAAGAGATTCAAATTCAATGCTATTCATACCTAGGTAATCGAGATTACGAAGCAAAAAGAGTAAAATTAGGTAGAATGACCATCAAAATTGAAGATGTTATGGTACCGGATCTGAGCTCTTAACACTCAGGCTTATGGTAATCACGATGAATAAACCAATCACATTAACGGTAGGTTTCAGGAGCTAATCATGGCAAAGCTAGAGTTTTATGCAATTAGTAATGATTGTCACCTAAACAGCCTGATATCTGGAAGATCTTTAGTTGGTCTATGACCGAGTAGTTTAGTTGTAGACAATATCAGGCTGCTGTCTTACTCATGAGACCGTGTAGCAGAAGTAAGTTTGAACTGATTTGTGAGAGATAACTAGTTAGATGACTAACCAAGTTAAGTGAAGTTCCAGTGTCTGCTTTGATCATTAGCCATAGAAAACCTCCACGTTTAACTTTGCAGAGGCTCTAAGTTACCCTAACAACGACATAGTCATACTGAAATCCTACAAAACTGTGCGTTTTCACTCACTCCTCCATGTTCTGTGGAATTATcatcttttcttttatttgttttttcgcACTCTTTGGTAAGCTAAaagctttatttatttattctgtgGATGAATAATTTGTAGGCTTATCATTCCATACAACCGAGGAGGCCCTGTCAGAAGCCTTTTCAAAATATGGCCAAGTAGTTGAAGGTGATTTTCCTTTGTTCCTTCTGTTGTGTTTATCTCCATTCCATTCAGCTAATTTACTATTCTTCAGTCCTGacatgtttatcttttgacagCTAAAATAGTAATGGATAGAGTTTCAGATAGGTCGAAAGGTTTCGGGTTTGTTACATTTGCATCATCGGAGGAAGCCAAGAATGCCACATCAGGAATGAACGGGAAGGTGGAGAATTGTACTTTGTTTTCTTCTATAAAGAAATTAGTTTTAGTACTGGTTAGTCGATGTCTATAAAATCATGTTGATTGGCTCTTTCTGGGTTTTGCAGGTACTGGACGGACGTGCTATTTTTGTGGACAATGCAAACTCTGTCAGAACAGGTATGTTCGAAAAGCTTTCTTTTACATGTACTACTTTTGATTATCAGAATGGACTACAAATTATCAGAAAAGGTATGCACTACAACTCTTGATTATCAGAATGGACCGCAAATTAGAACACTGATTTATTTTGTGTCAAGTTCCCTATCATTCAGTTTTCTCACCATCTTGTGTTATACAGTGCAATCAATTCATTAACATGTTCTGCAAAGAGTTGCTGATCCCATGATCATTTGAGGAGAAACGGAAGGCTCTTGGACGGTGTTGAACTAACTCGTGTCGGAAAAAGGATGCATCTGTCAGTGAGGTTCTGTATAGCTCTTTATAATTCAATGACCTGTCCATTTCCTTTTTCTCCCttatctatcaagataaatgtagTTCATTATCATGTGAGATAAAGATTAGTAATCATATTCGGTTGTAATGTAATCCGCTTTGACACACCTTTAGCTCAGTTTGTTAGTAGTACATGTGTACATTGTACCCGTTTGGGTTCGTAATCAGGTTTCTCTCCTTGCGAGAATAAATTTGCAATGTAAAACTGCATTATGGTTGCATCAAGAAGAGCAGAAAAGACTAGAAAATTTTAGATCAGGAGCCTATTAACAACTTGTAAGGATTTACTAGGATCAATTACATTTTCTTTTTTCCTACTGAATTGATGAACAATTTTCCGTCCTGTCATACTTATGATCCTGTAATATACCTAGCGCAGGAATATGGACTCCTACAGGAATGTCTGGTCCTTTAATAGGCCTGCAGGAAGGAGAAGATTATTTTATTgagttgtatttttatttttaagttttgtcgataccatattttttttttggaatgaataatattaagaaaaatatGTATATTTTTCCCCAAATTACCGTGTAAGTaaaagaatctgattttttttaggtCTTTAAGATTTTTTGAGAAGATTTTGTTGCCCAAAATAAAAGAATATTAATATTTAGATGATTTTTCCAATATGGTGATTCGATTGCATTAGACAAATATGGTATTAGATAAACATGTATATTCGATAAACTCTTGTAAAAGCATGGTCAAGCATAAGAAAGACCTTATAAGACCCGCCAACTGAATTCTAACATCATTTATTGCAAACTTGCAGTAATCCCACCTTTTTAGCTACCTAGAAACATTATGAAAATGCAGGTGTTGAGAAGAAACCTGCTCCTAGGGAAGATGATTATGGAAATGATGAGAAAACCTCTGCCCCGGAAACAAGAAGAAGGTTTATGATTTACTTGGCCAAAAATGTGATCCTCTGGGGGAAGTATgtggttttttgattttttttgtgtgAAATTTTCTCTAATGGGGTTTCTTTGCATGTGACTTCTGCTATATCTAATGCTTTTTGCGTAATGAGATTTCTGGTATTTGATATTTGCAGAGGTATGATGCAAGGATTTTTTATGAGTTTCTCCGTAGACAGATGTTGGGGAGTGATATGGCGAAAAACTGGTATGAACTTTGATAAAAATTGAGTAATGTTTATTTATGTTTTAGTCAGATTGTTTTCTCGCATTTTGATTACTTATCTTAATGAGATTTAAGCTTAAGCTCAAACGTAAACCTGTTTCTgctaaagtctatctactttaatATAAATTAACCTAAAAGTGTAAATAGAAAACATAATGTTTCTTCATCTAGCTTAACCACGATAAGAAATTTTATATAGATTTTTGATATAACAATTCATGTTGGTCCTTTagggataaatttttgatgtgggcGTTCTTTGATGGGGGTATGAGGGACAAATCAGgagttgacatgtgtttttcatattaattgattcaactaattttgcttccaaaaatatcaaagataaaatataagcaattaagataaccaatattttcttaaaaaataaacttgtcttgtttttttggaaacaaaatttgttggaatcaattaatatgaaaaacacatgtcaactcctgatttgtccctcatgcccccatcaaagaacgcccacatcaaaaatttatccgtCCTTTAGGAAGTTGAATACATGTAACTGATCTGAATAATTGATCTTCCCATGATATTACTCACACACATAACACATATATTACTAGACACACGTACAGCTAGTATTACTAATgttcatgttgttgattctgcaCTTTATAAGTGGGTAAGCTACTTAAGACTTTAGGGCAGACTAACAAGGCTGTCACTAAGCTTCTTATTCGGTGGGAAGGGAAGTTTGTCGATGCCTTGATGGTGCTACTTGCGAGTTGTAAGACGATCTTATGGAGCAATTCTCTGAATTAACGCCTTGAGGACAAGTCGTACTTAGAAGGGGACTGCAATGTTACGAACCTACAATAGTTGTACGTGTGAGTAGTATTATGTGTGTGAGTAATATTATGGGAAGATCAGTTACATGTATCCAACTGTCTAAAGGACCAACATGAATTGCTATATCAAAACCCTATATAAGGTTCCTTACTGTGATTAAACTATCATCGAAAAAATACTATGTTTTCTATTTAGCCTGTTAGTTTAATTTAGATCAAAGCAGATAAATTTTAGTAGAAACGGGTTTGTGTTTGAGCTTAATTGACATTAAGATAAGTAAGCAGAGTGCGTGAAAACACTCGGATTGAAACATAGAAAAACATTACTCAATTTTTATCAAGGTTCATACCAGTTTTCGCCATCGCACTCGCCGATATCAATCTATGAAGAGACTCATAAAAAATCCTCGCACATCCCTCGGCGAATACCAAATAGTAGAAATCTCATTATTAAGAAAACATTAAAAATAGTAAAAGTCACATACAAAGAAACCCCATTACAGAGAATTTCACTAAAAAAATTACTTCCGATGGAAGACTACATTTTTGGCCGGGTAAATCATAAACCTTCTTTTTGTTTTCGGAGGTTTTCTCATGATCTTCGTAATCGTCTTCTTTATGAGTGGGTTTACAGTTTGCAAGCGGTTATGTTAGAATTCGGTTGGCCGGTCTTATAAGGTCTTTCTTATCCTTGACCGTGCTTTTATAAGAGTTCAACGAAAATACATGTTTATCCGTATGGGAAAAAATCTTCTAAATATTGACATTCTTTTGTTTCCGGTAACAAAATCTTTCCAGAAAATCTATAAAAAATCAAATTCATTATAGGGTAACAAGATCTTTTCAGAAAAAttttaaaacctaaaaacatCAGATTTATTTACTTACATGGTTATTTGGGTGGGGCGATAGATACTTCTCTTAATATTActcattcaagaaaaaaaaaacgtatcgacaaatcttaaaaataaaatagtCTTCTTCTTCCTGCAAGCCATTAAAGGACCAGACATTCCTATAGGAGTGCATATTCCCGCGCTAGATATATTACAAGATCATAAATATGAATTGACGAAAAATTGTTCATCAACTTGGTTCAAGAAATAGTCAAAAAGTATGCAGCATTGACAATTAACGCAATAGTTGACAGACTAAAGAAAAGGACACCCCGTAGAATTAGCAGTTACTAAAATACACCTGTTATTTTGATAATCGCTAAAATACACCCACCATCCACAAAACCGTTAAGGCTCACCGCCTCCTTATCTAACCATACATTGAGCAATTTCATTCAACGTTTAAAAATCGTTCCCATACGTAAAAAATTCCTGATGTACCCTTAGGCCTAGCAACTTAACTAAAATCGATGAGAGATTGAGAGGTAAAGAAATTTCGTTTAGTTTCTAAGGTTTCTTTGCTGCGCAACTAATTTTTGTCTGAAAAATGGAGATTCACGAAAATTGATCGTAGAAATTAATATGTAGGTCTGATTTGAGTTGTTTTACAATGCTTCGATCATGAATTTGTTGTTCGGTTTGTCGAAATTGGTGAGTAAGGTAAGTTAACAAATTTCACTTTGGGGTTTTATTTCCTTCAATTTGTGTAGTATAATTTGGGTGGTTTTGCTTAATTATTATGTTCATTATTATTATTGATGCATATGGATGTTATTTTA
This portion of the Papaver somniferum cultivar HN1 chromosome 11, ASM357369v1, whole genome shotgun sequence genome encodes:
- the LOC113323330 gene encoding small RNA-binding protein 11, chloroplastic-like; the encoded protein is MLRNKILKIKVARTALSALMAPFRGVSRIIRQHAPSNPCFQRLLSCQLTCSRGIASKLFIKGLSFHTTEEALSEAFSKYGQVVEAKIVMDRVSDRSKGFGFVTFASSEEAKNATSGMNGKVLDGRAIFVDNANSVRTVQSIH